Proteins from one Blattabacterium cuenoti genomic window:
- a CDS encoding argininosuccinate synthase domain-containing protein — MKIKVRVSHEEDTKYASLICKKIQESAKIRGTGIAKKDPEYIKSKMIHGNAVIAFCDEKLAGFSYLDIFQNKEFVVNSGLIVFPEFRKQGLAKLIKVKIFKLSREKFPNSKIFSITTSNPVIKINTELGFKPVSFSELTQSEEFWKGCKSCANFDILTRNQRKMCLCTGLLYNPYTNTKKINKKNNYFSCLSYGDKIVLAYSGGLDTSYCLRYLIQQKYEVHTVIINTGGFKKNELEKIEERAISIGSKSHKTIDAIEEYYQNCIKYLIFGNILKNNTYPLSVSSERIFQAIKIAQYATFIQSKAIAHGSTGAGNDQIRFDIAFQIVCPEKITLSPIRDMKVSREEEIEYLKNQGISICWDQAKYSINKGIWGTSIGGKETLTSYHDFPEEAYPTKLSRKKSENLELEFEKGEIVSVNKEKGTAIKNIINIEKIASKFAIGRGIHIGDTILGIKGRVAFEASAAIIIIKAHHLLEKHILTKWQLYWKEQLSNWYGMLLHEAQYLDPVMRDIEKFLKSTQERLTGTVYIILYPYRFHLVGIKSKFDLMASSNIAQYGEMNYAWTAEDVKGFTKILSNQMKMYHNLKKIKLK; from the coding sequence ATGAAAATCAAAGTTAGAGTATCTCATGAAGAGGATACAAAATATGCATCCTTAATTTGTAAAAAAATTCAGGAATCAGCAAAAATACGAGGGACTGGAATTGCAAAAAAGGATCCAGAATATATAAAATCAAAAATGATTCATGGAAATGCAGTCATTGCTTTTTGTGATGAAAAATTAGCGGGATTCAGTTATCTTGATATTTTTCAAAACAAGGAATTTGTCGTGAATTCCGGTCTTATTGTTTTTCCTGAATTTAGAAAACAAGGATTAGCAAAACTTATTAAAGTTAAAATATTCAAACTTTCCAGAGAAAAATTTCCAAATTCTAAAATTTTTAGCATTACAACAAGTAATCCAGTTATTAAAATCAATACAGAATTGGGCTTTAAGCCTGTTTCTTTTAGTGAATTGACTCAATCAGAAGAATTTTGGAAAGGATGCAAAAGTTGTGCAAACTTTGATATATTAACTAGAAATCAAAGAAAAATGTGTTTATGCACAGGTCTTTTATATAATCCATATACAAATACAAAAAAGATAAACAAGAAAAATAATTATTTTTCTTGTTTATCTTATGGAGATAAGATTGTTTTAGCTTATAGTGGAGGATTAGATACATCTTATTGTTTAAGATATCTTATTCAACAAAAATATGAAGTTCATACAGTTATTATCAATACAGGAGGATTCAAAAAAAATGAGTTAGAAAAAATTGAAGAAAGAGCTATAAGTATAGGATCTAAATCTCACAAAACAATTGATGCCATAGAAGAATACTATCAGAATTGTATAAAATATCTTATATTCGGAAATATTCTTAAGAATAATACTTATCCACTTTCAGTAAGTTCAGAAAGGATTTTCCAGGCTATTAAAATAGCACAGTATGCAACTTTTATTCAATCAAAAGCAATAGCTCATGGAAGTACAGGGGCTGGAAATGATCAAATTAGATTTGATATTGCATTTCAAATTGTTTGTCCAGAAAAAATAACCTTATCTCCTATAAGAGATATGAAAGTTTCTAGAGAAGAAGAGATAGAATATTTGAAAAATCAAGGAATATCTATTTGTTGGGATCAAGCAAAATACTCTATAAACAAAGGTATTTGGGGAACTAGTATAGGAGGAAAGGAAACTCTTACTTCTTATCACGATTTTCCAGAAGAGGCTTATCCAACAAAATTGAGTAGAAAAAAAAGTGAAAATTTAGAACTAGAATTTGAAAAAGGAGAAATAGTTAGTGTTAATAAAGAAAAAGGTACAGCTATAAAAAATATAATAAATATCGAAAAAATAGCTTCAAAATTTGCTATAGGAAGAGGAATTCATATAGGGGATACGATTTTAGGAATCAAGGGAAGAGTTGCATTTGAAGCTTCAGCAGCAATCATTATTATAAAAGCTCATCATCTATTGGAGAAACATATTCTCACTAAATGGCAACTTTATTGGAAAGAGCAACTTTCTAATTGGTATGGCATGTTACTTCACGAAGCTCAATATTTAGATCCTGTAATGCGTGATATAGAAAAATTTTTAAAGAGTACACAAGAAAGATTAACAGGAACTGTATATATAATTCTTTATCCTTATAGATTTCATTTAGTAGGGATTAAATCAAAGTTCGATTTAATGGCGTCTTCTAACATAGCTCAGTATGGAGAAATGAATTATGCTTGGACTGCAGAAGATGTAAAGGGTTTTACAAAAATTTTGAGTAATCAAATGAAAATGTATCATAATTTAAAAAAAATAAAATTAAAATAA
- the carA gene encoding glutamine-hydrolyzing carbamoyl-phosphate synthase small subunit — translation MESNKKIKKAILMLEDGTRYDSYHFGASISSSGEVVFNTAMTGYTESMTDPSYKGQILTYTYPMIGNYGIPSSSYCKESISEFYESDKIQVSGLIVSYYSNRPYHWNMNLSLSDWLSRNGVPGLYGIDTRSIAKKLRKNGGSMLGKILIENEDIPFYDPNLENLSEKVSIREKITYGNGQYKILLVDFGLKNNILRCLLQRDCTIIRVPWDYDFTNEEYDGLVLSNGPGNPKIYEKPIHYIRLVLKNERPIFGICLGNQLLGIAAGGDTSKLKFSHRSHNQPVISLKTGKSFITSQNHGYVLDSENLPKEWKIFFKNLNDDTCEGIIHDYKPFFSVQFHPEASSGPTDTEFLFDFFINSIVNKSNK, via the coding sequence ATGGAAAGTAATAAAAAAATAAAGAAAGCTATCCTTATGTTAGAAGATGGAACAAGATATGATTCTTATCATTTTGGAGCTTCAATATCTTCTTCCGGAGAGGTTGTATTTAATACCGCAATGACTGGTTATACAGAAAGTATGACAGATCCTTCTTACAAAGGTCAAATTCTTACTTATACTTATCCTATGATAGGAAACTATGGTATTCCATCTTCTTCTTATTGTAAAGAATCTATTTCTGAATTTTATGAATCCGATAAAATTCAAGTATCTGGACTTATTGTTTCTTATTATTCTAACCGTCCGTATCATTGGAATATGAATTTATCACTATCTGATTGGTTATCTAGAAATGGAGTTCCTGGATTATATGGTATAGATACTAGATCTATAGCAAAAAAACTTAGAAAAAATGGTGGATCTATGTTAGGAAAAATTTTAATAGAAAATGAAGATATTCCATTTTATGATCCTAATCTGGAAAACCTGTCTGAAAAAGTATCTATTCGTGAAAAAATAACATATGGAAATGGACAATACAAAATATTACTTGTAGACTTTGGATTAAAAAATAATATTTTACGTTGTCTCTTGCAAAGAGATTGTACCATTATAAGGGTTCCATGGGATTATGATTTTACGAACGAAGAATATGATGGATTAGTTCTTTCCAATGGACCTGGAAATCCAAAGATTTATGAAAAACCTATACATTATATTCGTTTAGTTCTGAAAAATGAACGACCTATATTTGGTATATGTTTGGGGAATCAACTTTTGGGGATTGCAGCAGGAGGAGATACTTCTAAATTAAAATTTTCTCATAGAAGTCATAATCAACCGGTTATATCATTAAAAACAGGAAAAAGTTTTATTACATCACAGAATCATGGATATGTTTTGGATTCGGAAAATCTTCCGAAAGAATGGAAAATATTTTTTAAAAATTTAAATGATGATACTTGCGAAGGAATAATCCATGATTATAAACCTTTTTTTTCTGTACAGTTTCATCCAGAAGCTTCAAGTGGTCCTACGGATACAGAATTTTTATTCGATTTTTTTATCAATTCAATTGTTAATAAAAGCAATAAATAA
- the argC gene encoding N-acetyl-gamma-glutamyl-phosphate reductase, producing the protein MIEIGIIGGSGYTAGELIRLMIHHPKTRIKSVVSRSNSGKLIHLVHQDLLGETNNMKFTRNLTQNVDVVFLCSEHGQSRKELNNISEITKIIDLSQDFRLTNQSSFEKRNFVYGLPELQKEKIQESNNIANPGCFATAILLSILPLAKNQLLKNNIHISAITGSTGSGRKHSDTNHFSWRNNNISAYKIFQHQHLQEIEQTIHKVQNNFCYKVYFVPYRGNFSRGIITTLYTSSSFSLEKNREIYKEYYKNHPFVNISDINIDIKQVINTNKCILYLLKEKDQLIVISIIDNLIKGASGQAIQNMNLMFHLDENCGLKLKSVRF; encoded by the coding sequence ATGATTGAAATAGGTATTATTGGAGGAAGTGGATATACTGCTGGAGAATTAATAAGACTGATGATCCATCATCCGAAAACTAGAATAAAAAGTGTGGTTAGTAGAAGTAACTCAGGTAAATTGATTCATTTGGTTCATCAAGATTTATTAGGAGAAACAAATAATATGAAATTTACTCGTAATTTAACTCAAAATGTTGATGTCGTATTTCTTTGTTCTGAACATGGACAATCTAGAAAAGAATTGAATAATATATCGGAAATAACAAAAATTATTGATTTAAGTCAAGATTTCAGACTCACAAATCAATCTTCTTTTGAAAAAAGAAATTTTGTATACGGATTACCAGAATTACAAAAAGAAAAAATACAAGAATCTAATAATATAGCAAATCCTGGATGTTTTGCTACAGCTATTCTTTTATCTATTTTGCCATTAGCTAAAAATCAATTATTAAAAAATAATATTCATATTAGTGCTATAACTGGTTCTACAGGATCCGGAAGAAAACATAGTGATACTAACCATTTTAGTTGGAGAAATAACAATATTTCTGCTTATAAAATTTTTCAACATCAACATTTACAAGAAATTGAACAAACTATCCACAAAGTACAAAATAATTTTTGTTATAAAGTTTATTTCGTTCCTTATAGAGGAAATTTCTCAAGAGGAATTATAACCACTTTATATACTTCTTCTTCTTTTTCTTTAGAAAAGAATAGAGAAATATATAAAGAATATTATAAAAATCATCCATTTGTAAATATTTCTGATATTAATATCGATATTAAACAAGTGATAAATACTAATAAATGTATTTTATATCTTCTTAAAGAGAAGGATCAATTGATTGTTATCAGTATTATAGATAATTTGATAAAAGGAGCTTCAGGTCAAGCTATACAAAATATGAATCTTATGTTTCATCTAGATGAAAATTGTGGTTTAAAACTAAAATCCGTTCGTTTTTAA
- the carB gene encoding carbamoyl-phosphate synthase (glutamine-hydrolyzing) large subunit, whose amino-acid sequence MKIDKVLILGSGALKIGEAGEFDYSGTQALKALKEEGVYTILINPNIATVQTSKEIADKVYFLPLTLFFIKNVIDKEKPKGILLSFGGQTALNCGIQLFREGIIEKYNIQVLGTPIESIIHSEDRNLFKNRLTKINIKTAKSFVVHSIDDAIYYSLEIGFPIIIRSAYTLGGLGSGFAKNINDLKKIVSRAFSYSSQIVVEESLEGWKEVEYEIVRDKYDNCISVCNMENFDPIGIHTGESIVVAPSQTLTNSEYYNLRKIAIYIARNFYIVGECNVQFALDPNSEDYRVIEVNARLSRSSALASKATGYPLAFVAAKLSLGYGLHELKNSVTKNTSAFFEPALDYVVCKIPRWDLKKFYGVSNRIGSSMKSVGEVMAIGGSFEEALQKGIRMLDIGKQGFINMKKKKLVSNHLLRESLKEPTDQRIFFLEEALEKGFSVKEIHDLTKIDPWFLFQLDNIFQTKKKIDSCDNWRDIPYELLRKAKKEGFSDMQIAIIFFNKKNNQHEYNRIYHLEQKIREYRKEKDIVPYVRKIDTLASEYPAYTNYLYLTYHAIQHDILYEEDERSVITLGSGVYRIGSSVEFDWCCVNALNTIRKESYRSIMINYNPETVSTDFDVCDRLYFEELTVERVLDIIELEKPKGTIVSMGGQIPNNLVLKLFEKKVKILGTSPISIDKVENRYKFSNAMDDLKIEQPRWKELSDLDTIYQFVREVDFPILVRPSYVLSGEEMNIFSNQEELQHYLNKKISISPEHPLIITEFIKDAKEIELDAVSQHGEILYYAISEHVEFAGVHSGDATLVYPPHNLYLSTLKDIISISRKISKYFNISGPFNIQFLSKDNKIKVIECNLRASRSFPFVSKVSHFNMIELATQVILGKKKNKMEPNFFITNFLGVKASQFSFSRLQDADPILGVDMSSTGEVGCLGNTFDEALLKSMISVGYTIPKKNILISGGPIGSKLDLLEVIKLLHKKGYVLFATEGTNNFLQKNEIPSIRVHWPNEKKYSNVIELIKNRKLDLIINIPKNLSKSELDNDYAIRRSAVDFNIPLLTNARLAKAFIQAFCNLSMEQLFIKAWNEYK is encoded by the coding sequence ATGAAAATAGACAAAGTACTTATCCTGGGATCAGGTGCATTAAAAATAGGAGAAGCTGGTGAATTTGATTATTCTGGAACACAAGCATTAAAAGCTCTTAAAGAGGAGGGTGTTTATACTATATTGATTAATCCGAATATTGCCACAGTTCAAACATCAAAAGAAATTGCTGATAAAGTTTATTTTCTTCCTTTGACTTTATTTTTTATTAAAAATGTTATAGATAAAGAAAAACCAAAAGGAATTCTATTGTCTTTTGGTGGACAAACTGCATTGAATTGTGGAATTCAGCTGTTTCGAGAAGGAATCATAGAAAAATACAATATTCAAGTTTTAGGTACACCTATTGAATCTATTATTCACAGTGAAGATAGAAATTTATTTAAAAATAGGTTGACTAAGATTAACATAAAAACAGCAAAAAGTTTTGTGGTTCATTCCATAGATGATGCTATTTATTATTCTTTGGAAATAGGATTTCCAATTATTATTAGGTCTGCTTATACACTTGGAGGATTGGGAAGTGGTTTCGCGAAAAATATTAATGATTTAAAAAAAATAGTAAGTAGAGCTTTTTCTTATTCTTCTCAAATTGTAGTAGAAGAATCTTTAGAGGGATGGAAAGAAGTTGAATACGAAATAGTGAGAGATAAATATGATAATTGTATTTCTGTATGTAATATGGAAAATTTTGATCCTATAGGAATTCATACAGGAGAAAGTATTGTAGTAGCACCGTCACAAACTTTAACAAATTCTGAATATTATAATTTAAGAAAAATAGCAATATATATTGCTAGAAATTTTTATATAGTTGGGGAATGCAATGTTCAATTTGCATTAGATCCTAATTCAGAAGACTATCGTGTTATTGAAGTTAATGCACGTCTTTCTCGTTCCAGTGCTCTTGCTTCAAAAGCAACGGGTTATCCCTTGGCTTTTGTAGCGGCAAAATTATCTTTAGGATACGGATTACATGAATTAAAGAATTCTGTTACTAAAAATACTTCTGCTTTTTTTGAACCAGCGTTGGATTACGTGGTATGCAAAATACCTAGATGGGACCTTAAAAAATTTTATGGTGTTTCTAATAGAATTGGAAGTAGCATGAAAAGTGTAGGGGAAGTAATGGCTATTGGAGGATCTTTTGAAGAAGCTCTACAAAAAGGAATTAGAATGCTAGATATAGGTAAACAAGGGTTCATAAACATGAAGAAAAAAAAATTAGTATCTAATCATTTATTGAGAGAATCTCTTAAAGAACCTACAGACCAAAGAATATTCTTTTTAGAAGAAGCTTTAGAAAAAGGTTTTTCTGTGAAAGAAATACATGATTTAACAAAAATTGATCCATGGTTTCTATTTCAACTTGATAACATTTTTCAAACGAAAAAAAAGATAGATAGTTGTGATAATTGGAGAGATATTCCATACGAATTGTTACGAAAAGCAAAAAAAGAAGGTTTTTCTGATATGCAAATAGCTATTATTTTTTTTAACAAAAAAAATAATCAACATGAGTACAACCGTATTTATCATTTAGAACAAAAAATAAGAGAATATAGAAAAGAAAAAGATATAGTTCCATATGTTAGGAAAATTGATACTTTAGCTTCTGAATATCCAGCGTATACAAATTATTTGTATTTGACATATCACGCTATTCAACATGATATTCTTTATGAGGAAGATGAAAGATCTGTCATTACACTAGGATCTGGTGTTTATAGAATTGGAAGTAGTGTAGAATTTGATTGGTGTTGTGTAAATGCATTGAATACTATTAGGAAAGAATCTTATAGATCAATAATGATTAATTATAATCCTGAAACTGTCAGTACTGATTTTGATGTATGTGATAGATTATATTTTGAAGAGCTAACTGTAGAACGAGTATTGGATATTATTGAACTGGAAAAACCAAAAGGAACAATTGTTTCCATGGGGGGGCAAATTCCTAATAATTTGGTTCTAAAACTTTTTGAAAAAAAAGTAAAAATTTTGGGAACCTCTCCTATTTCCATAGACAAAGTAGAAAATAGATATAAATTTTCTAATGCTATGGATGATTTAAAAATTGAACAACCTAGATGGAAAGAATTATCCGATTTGGATACGATTTATCAATTTGTTAGAGAAGTGGATTTTCCTATCTTAGTGAGACCTTCATATGTTCTTTCTGGGGAAGAAATGAATATTTTTTCGAATCAAGAAGAATTGCAACATTATCTTAATAAAAAGATATCAATATCTCCTGAGCATCCATTAATTATTACAGAATTTATTAAAGATGCAAAAGAAATTGAATTAGATGCTGTTTCTCAGCATGGAGAAATTTTATATTACGCTATATCGGAACACGTAGAATTTGCAGGAGTTCATTCAGGAGATGCTACTTTGGTGTATCCCCCACATAATCTCTATTTGTCAACATTGAAAGATATCATTTCTATATCTAGAAAAATATCCAAATATTTTAATATATCTGGTCCTTTTAATATTCAATTTTTATCTAAAGACAATAAAATAAAAGTAATTGAATGTAATTTAAGAGCATCTAGAAGTTTTCCTTTTGTATCAAAAGTATCTCATTTCAATATGATTGAATTAGCTACTCAAGTTATTCTTGGAAAGAAGAAAAATAAAATGGAACCTAATTTTTTTATTACAAATTTTTTAGGAGTGAAGGCTTCTCAATTTTCTTTTTCTAGGTTGCAAGATGCAGATCCTATTTTAGGAGTGGATATGTCTTCAACAGGAGAAGTGGGATGTTTAGGAAATACTTTTGATGAAGCTCTTCTGAAATCAATGATTTCCGTTGGGTATACCATTCCAAAAAAAAATATATTGATATCTGGAGGTCCTATTGGATCAAAATTGGACCTTTTAGAAGTAATCAAATTGTTACATAAAAAAGGATATGTGTTATTTGCTACAGAAGGCACAAATAATTTTTTACAAAAAAATGAAATTCCCTCTATAAGAGTTCATTGGCCAAATGAAAAAAAATATTCAAATGTTATTGAATTGATAAAAAATAGAAAATTGGATCTTATTATTAATATTCCAAAAAATTTGAGTAAATCAGAATTAGATAATGATTATGCTATAAGACGTTCTGCAGTTGATTTTAATATACCTCTTCTGACCAATGCGCGTCTAGCAAAAGCTTTTATACAAGCATTTTGTAATTTATCTATGGAACAATTATTTATAAAAGCTTGGAATGAATATAAATGA
- a CDS encoding aspartate aminotransferase family protein gives MKLFDVYPVLNIELNKSKGSYLFDVNGNMYLDFYGGHAVVSIGHSHPYYVEALTEQINKISYYSNSVFISQKNKLANLIGSISGYEDYSLFICNSGTESNENALKIASFYTGKKKIIAFKGSFHGRTSGSVSVTDNYKIVSPFNALHETIFLDYQDFDLLEEKLKKKNICALITEGIQGISGIIDPGLDFFCKAADLCKRYDTILIIDEVQSGYGRTGSFFSHQLYPIQPDLITIAKGMGNGFPIGGVLIHPKFKPYHGMLGTTFGGNHLACTAGIAVLEIIKKENLIENARKMGKILLKKLKLIPEIKEIRGRGLMLGLEFNFPIQDLKNILIYKEKVFIGTSNNPYVLRLLPPMNINVDHIKLFLTKLRNALAYLYKKNGK, from the coding sequence ATGAAATTATTTGACGTTTATCCTGTTCTAAATATAGAATTAAACAAAAGCAAAGGATCTTATCTTTTTGATGTGAATGGGAACATGTATTTGGATTTTTATGGAGGACATGCAGTAGTTTCTATTGGTCATTCGCATCCATATTACGTGGAAGCCTTGACTGAACAAATTAATAAAATATCTTATTATTCTAATAGTGTTTTTATTTCACAAAAAAACAAATTAGCTAATCTTATTGGAAGTATTTCAGGATATGAAGATTATTCCTTATTTATATGTAACTCAGGTACAGAATCTAATGAAAATGCATTGAAAATAGCTTCTTTTTATACAGGGAAAAAAAAGATAATAGCGTTTAAAGGTTCTTTTCATGGAAGAACAAGCGGTAGTGTCTCTGTTACAGATAACTATAAAATAGTTTCTCCTTTTAATGCTCTACATGAAACTATATTTTTAGATTATCAGGATTTTGATTTGTTAGAAGAAAAATTAAAGAAAAAAAATATTTGTGCTTTAATTACTGAAGGTATACAAGGAATATCTGGGATTATAGATCCAGGATTAGATTTTTTTTGCAAGGCTGCAGATCTTTGCAAAAGATATGATACAATACTAATTATTGACGAAGTACAAAGTGGATATGGTAGAACAGGATCTTTTTTTTCTCACCAATTATATCCTATACAACCAGATTTAATTACTATAGCTAAGGGAATGGGAAATGGATTTCCTATAGGAGGTGTACTAATTCATCCTAAATTTAAACCATATCATGGTATGTTAGGAACTACTTTTGGAGGAAATCATTTAGCTTGTACAGCTGGAATTGCTGTATTGGAAATTATTAAAAAAGAAAATTTAATCGAAAATGCAAGAAAAATGGGAAAAATATTGTTAAAAAAGTTGAAGCTTATTCCTGAAATTAAAGAAATAAGAGGTAGGGGTCTTATGCTAGGGTTAGAATTTAATTTTCCTATTCAGGATTTGAAAAATATTTTAATTTACAAAGAAAAAGTATTTATTGGAACATCTAATAATCCATATGTTTTACGATTACTACCTCCTATGAATATTAATGTAGATCATATAAAATTATTCCTTACAAAATTAAGGAATGCCTTAGCATATCTATACAAAAAAAATGGAAAGTAA